One Calditrichota bacterium genomic window carries:
- a CDS encoding bifunctional UDP-3-O-[3-hydroxymyristoyl] N-acetylglucosamine deacetylase/3-hydroxyacyl-ACP dehydratase: MRSNQRTIRTSGTIAGVGLHTGNTCRLTFVPAPADYGFKFVRTDIEHAPEIPALLENVTDVMRGTTIGLNGVQVHTVEHVLSALAGLGIDNVRVELTADEPPVIDGSSLPFVEVLEKCGVEEQGEARRILVLDDVIAYRDAARAIDIVVVPSDRFRVTYMIDYQNPALGTQYTSLYDLESEYISEFSSARTFAFLSEIKMLYDAGLIRGGSVENALCIVDVDLERVELEDLKRLLGIAPDVKISPKGIVGEKNIRFPNEPVRHKVLDLIGDLALLGMPLQAHVLCARAGHGAHVELVKLLRKEADKQALRRKYSSGKGAEKWVFDVTAIQRILPHRFPFLLVDRIVELTPGERVTAIKNVTINEQFFQGHFPERPIMPGVLVVEALGQAGGVLLLNTAAKPDEKLVYFTGLDGVKFRKPVVPGDQVILKVEMLFFKRNICRMKGEAYVDGQLAAEAEMQAVVVDR, translated from the coding sequence ATGCGCTCCAATCAACGCACCATCAGGACTTCCGGCACTATCGCCGGTGTCGGACTGCATACTGGAAACACCTGCCGGCTCACCTTTGTGCCTGCGCCGGCAGACTACGGATTCAAATTCGTCCGGACTGACATCGAGCATGCGCCGGAAATTCCCGCACTCCTCGAGAACGTAACAGATGTGATGCGCGGGACGACGATAGGGCTGAACGGCGTTCAGGTGCACACTGTCGAACACGTGCTCTCGGCTCTGGCGGGTCTCGGCATCGACAACGTTCGTGTCGAACTGACCGCCGACGAGCCTCCGGTAATCGACGGTTCATCGCTGCCGTTCGTCGAAGTGCTCGAAAAGTGCGGCGTCGAAGAACAGGGAGAAGCGCGACGCATACTGGTGCTCGACGATGTGATCGCTTATCGCGACGCAGCCCGGGCTATCGACATCGTCGTCGTCCCGTCCGACCGGTTTCGCGTAACCTATATGATCGATTATCAGAATCCGGCACTCGGAACGCAATATACCTCGCTCTACGATCTTGAGTCGGAATACATCTCGGAGTTTTCCTCGGCACGGACGTTTGCATTTCTCTCCGAGATAAAGATGCTCTATGACGCCGGACTGATCCGGGGTGGATCGGTCGAGAACGCGCTTTGCATAGTCGATGTCGATTTGGAACGCGTCGAACTCGAAGACCTGAAGCGGCTGCTCGGCATCGCTCCGGATGTGAAAATTTCGCCCAAGGGAATAGTCGGCGAGAAAAACATTCGCTTCCCGAACGAGCCGGTCCGGCACAAAGTGCTCGACCTGATCGGCGATCTTGCGCTCCTGGGGATGCCGCTGCAGGCGCATGTTCTCTGCGCTCGAGCCGGGCACGGAGCGCATGTCGAACTGGTGAAACTGCTGCGCAAGGAGGCCGACAAGCAAGCCTTGCGGCGCAAGTATTCGTCCGGCAAGGGGGCCGAGAAGTGGGTCTTCGACGTTACCGCTATTCAGCGTATCCTGCCGCACCGGTTCCCCTTTCTGTTGGTGGACCGAATCGTCGAACTTACGCCGGGCGAACGGGTTACGGCAATCAAGAACGTCACCATCAACGAGCAGTTCTTTCAAGGCCACTTCCCGGAGCGGCCCATTATGCCGGGGGTGCTGGTCGTCGAAGCATTGGGTCAGGCAGGAGGGGTATTGCTTCTCAATACGGCTGCCAAACCAGACGAGAAACTGGTCTATTTCACCGGCCTGGATGGGGTGAAATTCAGAAAGCCCG